From the Thermococcus guaymasensis DSM 11113 genome, one window contains:
- a CDS encoding MFS transporter gives MAEDGSKTEKKVFGISWNVFVLGLVSFLNDMSSEMINPVIPKYLTDVLGTGELLSGTLMGAIESLSSLFKVAFGYFSDRFKKRKAFIFAGYALSTLAKGALAFTRHWWDFLSLRVLDRVGKGIRTAPRDALIAESSEKGKTGKSFGFHRMMDTLGAVAGPLVGIGLLHLMRGIEIGRAYRYLFLSAAVPGLLSLLIIVFLVKDRGREVRKKITGVSALKSRSLRLFLLVIAVGALGRYSYAFTLWKAGELGYSLKGEMAFYALFNLMYALAAYPIGVYSDRVGKKTLITAGFFISALASLAFAYAQGLGTLILAFVLYGIYTAIEDTVPRAYMADLAKDFEKGTVIGAYHTVFGIFVFPASMIAGWLWQNYSLTYSFLYAAFMNLLAFVMMFLIRNSE, from the coding sequence ATGGCCGAAGATGGATCAAAAACCGAAAAGAAAGTCTTCGGAATAAGCTGGAACGTCTTCGTCCTCGGCCTGGTCAGCTTCCTCAACGACATGAGCAGCGAGATGATAAACCCCGTGATCCCGAAGTACCTCACGGACGTCCTGGGAACCGGTGAGCTCCTGAGCGGGACCCTGATGGGTGCCATAGAGAGCCTCAGTTCGCTCTTCAAGGTGGCCTTTGGCTACTTCAGCGACCGGTTTAAAAAGAGGAAGGCCTTCATATTCGCTGGCTACGCCCTCTCGACCCTTGCAAAGGGTGCCCTCGCGTTTACAAGGCACTGGTGGGACTTCCTGAGTCTAAGGGTTCTCGACCGCGTTGGAAAGGGCATCAGGACGGCCCCGAGGGACGCCCTCATAGCGGAGTCCTCCGAAAAGGGGAAGACCGGGAAGTCGTTCGGCTTCCACAGGATGATGGACACCCTCGGGGCGGTTGCGGGGCCTCTGGTCGGCATAGGACTGCTTCACCTGATGCGAGGGATTGAAATCGGGAGGGCCTACCGCTACCTCTTCCTCTCCGCGGCGGTTCCCGGCCTGCTGTCCCTCCTCATAATTGTCTTCCTCGTTAAGGATCGGGGGAGGGAAGTTCGGAAGAAGATAACCGGTGTCTCAGCCCTGAAAAGCCGGAGCCTGCGCCTGTTTCTCCTGGTAATAGCAGTCGGTGCCCTCGGCAGGTACAGCTACGCCTTTACCCTCTGGAAGGCTGGAGAGCTGGGTTATTCCCTCAAGGGGGAGATGGCCTTCTACGCGCTCTTTAACCTCATGTACGCCCTTGCAGCTTACCCGATAGGGGTTTACTCGGACAGGGTGGGCAAGAAAACGCTGATAACAGCGGGCTTCTTTATCTCCGCCCTCGCATCGCTGGCGTTCGCCTACGCCCAGGGACTCGGAACGCTCATCCTTGCGTTCGTTCTCTACGGTATCTACACGGCCATCGAAGACACCGTTCCAAGGGCCTACATGGCAGACCTGGCGAAGGACTTTGAAAAGGGCACGGTGATAGGGGCATACCACACCGTCTTTGGGATCTTTGTCTTCCCGGCATCGATGATAGCGGGCTGGCTCTGGCAGAACTACTCCCTAACTTACTCCTTCCTCTACGCGGCTTTCATGAACCTCCTGGCCTTTGTCATGATGTTTTTAATCAGGAACAGTGAGTGA
- a CDS encoding PadR family transcriptional regulator, protein MIRRVLLGFMGIHVLHHASREGVTGKFMMDELRKHGYNVSPGTIYPLLHRMEEMGLLKSRTEVRNGKRVRVYTTTPKGEKLLEEARSKVEELCKELLGG, encoded by the coding sequence ATGATTCGGCGCGTGCTCCTGGGCTTCATGGGGATTCACGTGCTCCACCACGCAAGCAGGGAAGGTGTGACGGGGAAGTTCATGATGGATGAACTCAGAAAACACGGCTACAACGTCAGTCCCGGAACGATCTACCCCCTCCTCCACAGAATGGAAGAAATGGGCCTTCTGAAGAGCAGGACAGAAGTCAGGAACGGAAAACGTGTGCGGGTATACACAACGACTCCTAAAGGTGAAAAACTTCTTGAAGAGGCTAGGAGTAAGGTCGAAGAACTTTGCAAGGAACTCCTGGGTGGTTGA
- a CDS encoding DmpA family aminopeptidase, giving the protein MKAPELGIKIGVFEHGKRNSIADLGIRVGHVTLIEGDDVRTGVTVLLPPVENPYKERLFASTFVMNGFSKPIGFVQVDELGYIETPIALTNTLSVYTVASAMVKHMIELNPDLRSVSPVVMECNDSYLNNIRKMAVREEHYFEAVKNASLDFEEGAVGAGTGMSAFEFKGGIGSASRVVEIGGEEYTIASLVLANFGRREDLTIAGVPVGLELKDYPGRGPSAKGSISMVVATDAPLTARQLKRLAKRAIVGLARTGGYAYHGSGDVVLAFSTAQTVPFDKEPHPISFLPDNALSKLFRATAEATEEAVINALLQAKTVEGNGHVRYALPVEKLLEIMARYGRLEESTR; this is encoded by the coding sequence ATGAAGGCCCCAGAACTGGGCATAAAAATAGGCGTCTTCGAACACGGAAAAAGGAACTCGATAGCTGATCTGGGCATCAGGGTCGGCCACGTAACCCTCATCGAAGGCGACGACGTGAGGACTGGAGTTACCGTTCTGCTCCCACCGGTGGAGAACCCGTATAAAGAGAGGCTCTTTGCTTCGACCTTCGTCATGAACGGCTTCTCAAAGCCGATAGGCTTCGTCCAAGTTGATGAGCTCGGCTACATCGAGACGCCAATTGCTCTAACCAACACGCTGAGCGTCTACACGGTTGCGAGCGCAATGGTAAAGCATATGATTGAGCTTAACCCCGATTTAAGGAGCGTCTCTCCAGTCGTTATGGAATGCAACGACTCCTACCTCAACAACATCAGGAAGATGGCGGTTAGGGAGGAGCACTACTTCGAGGCCGTAAAAAACGCCTCGCTGGACTTCGAGGAAGGAGCAGTTGGAGCGGGGACAGGAATGAGCGCCTTCGAGTTCAAGGGCGGAATAGGCTCCGCGTCGAGGGTCGTCGAAATAGGTGGCGAGGAGTATACGATTGCATCCCTCGTTTTAGCGAACTTCGGGAGGAGGGAGGACCTCACAATAGCAGGCGTTCCGGTCGGCCTTGAGCTGAAGGACTACCCCGGAAGGGGGCCCTCCGCGAAGGGCAGCATCTCGATGGTAGTCGCTACAGACGCCCCTCTGACGGCGAGGCAACTGAAGAGGCTCGCGAAGAGGGCAATAGTTGGTCTCGCGAGGACTGGAGGTTACGCCTATCACGGCAGCGGCGACGTCGTCTTAGCTTTCTCGACCGCTCAGACGGTTCCCTTCGACAAGGAGCCACACCCGATAAGCTTCCTGCCCGACAACGCCCTAAGCAAGCTCTTCCGGGCAACGGCGGAGGCGACGGAGGAGGCTGTAATCAACGCCCTCCTGCAGGCGAAAACCGTCGAGGGCAACGGCCACGTGAGGTACGCTTTGCCGGTCGAGAAACTGCTCGAAATAATGGCGAGGTACGGGAGGCTTGAGGAGAGCACCCGTTGA
- a CDS encoding B12-binding domain-containing radical SAM protein — translation MTRIVLTTDETLTSTYHDVPLLDFLGCAPYDKLPKWVFRLLDSQLPDENGVLTQAPYGLRKVEAALLRDGFKRDEVVVAHPRKIERFIGKDTTIVSLYEMDPMGLGPVSMMFTNGGKWTNYTKVKFLELVERINRIRDAKGLDFKLVVGGPGAWQVDFRREEREKLRIDHVVIGEADHVAGELFRDIETGNADETIFIKGWPRVEQIPTIVAPSYKGMVEVMRGCGRGCRFCEPNLRVARYIPLEKIEEEIRLNVRAGIDHAWLHSEDIFLYKVEDKKNFYPNAEAVIELFEMARRYTKNVNPTHGAVAGALANPGMIERISEIVEAGPDHWIGIQVGFETASPGLIGKYMNNKMKPFSPEEWPWVLLNGTYVLNKNYWFPAYTTILGLPGDTDEDEIMTARLIITMEKELEEKLGNRAHFTVTPLAFIPMGLLKDQEFYRIDEMITYGQFLHLYHAWRHLHKEVIRGLPTVMKSNPFLIPFYPLARLGARLVVRHLRKWGIERGFDPDKRLEPLDLRIEVEEHRWYPTPSLVEAY, via the coding sequence ATGACTCGAATCGTGTTGACGACCGACGAAACGCTGACGAGCACGTACCACGACGTCCCCCTGCTCGACTTCCTTGGCTGCGCACCCTACGACAAGCTCCCGAAGTGGGTCTTCAGGCTCCTTGACAGTCAGCTTCCAGACGAGAACGGCGTTTTAACGCAGGCTCCCTACGGTCTCAGGAAGGTCGAGGCGGCCCTGCTGAGGGACGGCTTTAAACGGGACGAGGTTGTCGTTGCCCACCCGCGCAAGATAGAGAGGTTCATAGGAAAGGACACGACGATAGTTTCTCTCTACGAGATGGACCCAATGGGCCTCGGCCCGGTCAGCATGATGTTCACGAACGGCGGGAAATGGACGAACTACACCAAGGTCAAGTTCCTTGAGCTCGTCGAGAGGATAAACCGCATCAGGGACGCGAAGGGACTGGACTTCAAGCTCGTCGTCGGAGGCCCGGGAGCCTGGCAGGTGGACTTCAGGAGAGAGGAAAGGGAAAAGCTCAGGATTGACCACGTCGTCATAGGCGAGGCCGACCACGTCGCTGGAGAGCTCTTCAGGGATATAGAGACGGGCAACGCGGACGAGACGATCTTCATAAAGGGCTGGCCGAGGGTCGAGCAGATTCCCACGATAGTGGCCCCATCATATAAAGGCATGGTCGAGGTCATGCGCGGCTGCGGAAGGGGCTGCCGCTTCTGCGAGCCAAACCTGAGGGTGGCCCGCTACATACCCCTTGAAAAAATCGAGGAGGAGATAAGGCTCAACGTAAGGGCTGGAATAGACCACGCATGGTTGCACAGCGAGGACATCTTCCTCTACAAGGTCGAGGACAAGAAGAACTTCTATCCCAATGCAGAGGCAGTAATAGAGCTCTTCGAGATGGCCAGGAGATACACAAAGAACGTCAATCCGACCCACGGCGCGGTGGCTGGAGCACTGGCAAACCCGGGGATGATAGAACGCATATCAGAAATAGTCGAGGCCGGCCCGGACCACTGGATTGGCATACAGGTGGGCTTCGAGACGGCATCACCGGGGCTCATCGGGAAGTACATGAACAACAAGATGAAGCCCTTCTCGCCGGAGGAGTGGCCGTGGGTTCTGCTCAACGGAACCTACGTCCTCAACAAGAACTACTGGTTCCCGGCCTACACGACGATACTCGGACTCCCGGGGGACACCGATGAGGACGAGATAATGACCGCACGACTGATAATCACGATGGAGAAGGAGCTTGAGGAAAAGCTCGGCAACAGGGCGCACTTCACGGTGACGCCCTTAGCCTTCATCCCGATGGGACTCCTCAAGGATCAGGAGTTCTACCGCATAGACGAGATGATAACGTACGGCCAGTTCCTGCACCTCTACCACGCCTGGAGACACCTCCATAAGGAGGTGATCAGGGGCCTGCCCACGGTCATGAAGAGCAACCCGTTCCTTATTCCGTTCTACCCGCTGGCAAGGCTCGGGGCGCGCCTGGTCGTCAGGCACCTGAGAAAGTGGGGAATCGAGCGCGGGTTCGACCCCGATAAGAGGCTCGAGCCCTTAGATCTAAGAATCGAGGTGGAGGAGCACAGGTGGTACCCGACCCCATCCCTGGTCGAGGCGTATTAG
- a CDS encoding radical SAM/SPASM domain-containing protein → MSKNLDEGEIIEYLHKVMDNRFASFILKEMTEVKKLEKSLGVYAGVVKPKGVKERLHAKIVGEALEKGAEKFGVNPEAIKSHLKDPYMRKGFAVVLRSIAEYGITKPQRLVAPFMVVWDFTKQCNLRCKHCYANATPYPAPDELTLEEKLNVVDQLDEAGVAAISFSGGEPLINKDFWKVAEYAGSKGFYLSVATNGTLISENVAKRLKEVGVRYVEISLDGPTPEIHDEFRGVKGAFNATIRGIKNAKAAGLSVGIATTATHENIDYIPDILELARELKVDRFIVFNFIPTGRGKEIINEDLTPEEREELMNYLYKEWKKGDIQIFSTCPAYSRISITAMEQGEGDRVSPTHFAEIEIPVGFGGAAKALTEFIGGCGAGRIYCSIEHNGDIQPCVFMPIKVGNVIKDGFVNVWKNSEVFNRLRDRDAPDYACRDCPFRYVCGGCRARAYAYYGDVLAPDPGCILMKEEWEKLVKKVNTQ, encoded by the coding sequence ATGAGTAAGAACCTGGACGAGGGTGAAATAATAGAGTACCTCCATAAAGTGATGGACAACAGGTTTGCGAGCTTCATCCTCAAGGAGATGACGGAGGTCAAAAAGCTTGAGAAATCCCTCGGCGTTTACGCGGGGGTTGTGAAACCAAAGGGCGTCAAGGAAAGGCTTCACGCAAAAATCGTTGGAGAAGCCCTTGAGAAGGGCGCCGAGAAATTTGGAGTTAACCCCGAGGCGATTAAAAGCCACCTCAAGGATCCGTACATGAGGAAGGGCTTCGCAGTGGTACTCAGGAGCATAGCCGAATACGGGATAACGAAGCCCCAGAGGTTGGTCGCGCCTTTTATGGTCGTCTGGGACTTCACGAAACAGTGCAACCTCAGGTGCAAGCACTGCTACGCCAACGCCACCCCTTATCCCGCTCCGGACGAGCTGACCCTTGAGGAAAAGCTCAACGTCGTTGACCAGCTTGACGAAGCCGGTGTCGCGGCTATATCGTTCTCAGGCGGGGAACCCCTGATAAACAAGGACTTCTGGAAGGTTGCCGAATACGCCGGCTCGAAGGGCTTCTACCTCTCCGTTGCAACGAACGGGACGCTGATTTCCGAGAACGTTGCGAAGAGGCTGAAGGAGGTCGGGGTAAGGTACGTTGAGATAAGCCTCGACGGGCCGACCCCAGAAATCCACGACGAGTTCAGGGGGGTCAAGGGTGCCTTTAACGCCACTATCAGGGGAATAAAGAACGCCAAAGCCGCGGGGCTCAGCGTCGGCATAGCAACGACGGCAACTCATGAGAACATCGACTACATTCCGGACATACTGGAGCTCGCGAGGGAGCTGAAGGTTGACAGGTTCATAGTCTTCAACTTCATACCAACCGGAAGGGGGAAGGAGATAATCAACGAGGACCTCACCCCGGAGGAGAGGGAAGAGCTCATGAACTACCTCTACAAAGAATGGAAGAAGGGGGACATCCAGATATTCTCCACCTGCCCTGCTTACTCGAGGATTTCCATAACCGCGATGGAGCAAGGAGAGGGCGACAGGGTCTCGCCGACCCATTTTGCCGAGATTGAGATACCTGTGGGGTTCGGTGGCGCGGCGAAGGCACTGACCGAGTTCATAGGCGGCTGCGGAGCTGGGAGGATTTACTGCTCAATCGAGCACAACGGAGACATTCAGCCCTGCGTATTTATGCCCATTAAAGTCGGCAACGTCATAAAGGACGGCTTCGTGAACGTTTGGAAGAACAGCGAGGTCTTCAACAGGCTGAGGGACAGGGATGCACCCGATTACGCCTGCAGGGACTGCCCCTTCAGGTACGTGTGCGGCGGCTGTCGCGCGAGGGCCTACGCGTACTACGGAGACGTCCTCGCCCCGGATCCGGGATGCATACTGATGAAGGAGGAGTGGGAGAAGCTCGTCAAGAAGGTGAACACACAATGA
- a CDS encoding B12-binding domain-containing radical SAM protein, with amino-acid sequence MRILLVSPPTISAIKAIIGTTGPPLGLAYLASMVRDEHDVKIVDSLAEDYTYRDVERIIKKYDPDVVGITSTTSMMPDACIVAKIAKMHNENVKVVMGGPHVTFVPERTFKECPYIDFIVRGEGEITFKELIDALEKGKDTSKILGLSINMDGKVKNNPPRPLIKDVDTIPIPSYDLLPMDKYKADGVRFGTVMTSRGCPFDCVFCSSSLQFGKRWRGHSDSRVIEELRILHDEYKIREIEFLDDTFTLNRPRAIRIAKRIREEGLDISWSASSRVDLFTDEVAKAMKAGGCHTVYFGIESGSQRTLDFIGKRITPEQAVAAVRKAKKHGLNALGSFVIGFPEETRGDIEKTIKFSKKVGVNFAQFTIATPYPGTRLWSYALSKNLILTFNWRKYTTLDPVMKLKNFTSEQIKRMLQKAYLSFYLRPSYLIKDIISRKGFIFKRAIPRAIDLLREGLLSGTS; translated from the coding sequence ATGAGAATCCTTCTCGTCTCACCCCCGACTATAAGCGCCATCAAAGCAATTATTGGCACGACGGGCCCGCCCCTCGGTTTGGCATATTTAGCATCTATGGTCAGGGACGAGCACGACGTGAAAATCGTCGATTCTTTGGCAGAGGACTACACTTACAGGGACGTGGAGCGGATAATAAAGAAGTACGACCCCGACGTCGTCGGGATAACCTCAACGACATCCATGATGCCAGACGCCTGCATAGTTGCAAAAATCGCGAAGATGCACAACGAGAACGTCAAAGTTGTCATGGGAGGCCCCCACGTTACGTTTGTGCCTGAGAGAACCTTCAAGGAATGTCCCTACATTGACTTCATAGTCCGGGGGGAGGGCGAGATAACGTTCAAGGAGCTCATCGATGCCCTTGAGAAGGGGAAGGACACCTCGAAAATATTGGGGCTGAGCATAAACATGGACGGGAAGGTCAAGAACAACCCTCCTCGCCCCCTGATAAAGGACGTCGACACGATTCCAATACCGTCCTACGACCTTCTCCCAATGGATAAGTATAAAGCTGATGGTGTCAGATTCGGAACCGTGATGACGAGCAGGGGCTGTCCCTTTGACTGCGTTTTCTGCTCCTCCTCTCTGCAGTTCGGCAAGAGGTGGCGCGGGCATAGCGATTCGAGGGTCATCGAGGAGCTGAGGATACTCCACGACGAGTACAAAATTCGGGAGATAGAGTTCCTCGATGATACATTCACGTTAAACAGGCCGAGGGCGATAAGGATTGCGAAAAGGATCAGGGAGGAGGGCCTCGACATCTCCTGGTCGGCCTCCTCGAGGGTAGACCTCTTCACCGACGAGGTTGCAAAGGCCATGAAGGCCGGCGGTTGCCATACAGTTTACTTCGGAATCGAGTCCGGCTCCCAGAGAACCCTTGACTTCATCGGCAAGAGGATAACCCCCGAGCAGGCGGTAGCTGCAGTCAGGAAGGCGAAAAAGCACGGGCTCAACGCCTTGGGTTCCTTCGTCATAGGCTTTCCTGAGGAGACGAGGGGAGACATTGAGAAGACAATAAAGTTCTCCAAGAAGGTGGGGGTGAATTTTGCTCAGTTCACGATAGCTACTCCGTATCCCGGAACGAGGCTGTGGAGCTACGCACTCTCGAAGAACCTCATCCTGACGTTCAACTGGAGGAAATACACCACGCTGGACCCCGTGATGAAGCTGAAGAACTTCACCTCCGAGCAGATAAAGAGGATGCTCCAGAAAGCTTACCTGTCTTTCTACCTGCGCCCGTCGTACCTGATTAAGGATATAATCTCAAGGAAGGGCTTCATATTCAAGAGGGCCATTCCGAGGGCAATAGATTTGTTGAGGGAGGGCTTATTGTCTGGCACTTCCTAA